Proteins encoded within one genomic window of Bacillus sp. F19:
- the rpsG gene encoding 30S ribosomal protein S7 — translation MPRKGPVTKRDVLPDPLYNSKLVTRLINRIMVDGKRGKAQTILYTAFDLVKERSGKEAIEVFEQALKNIMPVLEVKARRVGGANYQVPVEVRPDRRTTLGLRWLVNYARLRGEKTMEERLANEILDAANNTGSSVKKREDTHKMAEANKAFAHYRW, via the coding sequence ATGCCACGTAAAGGTCCTGTTACAAAAAGAGACGTATTACCAGATCCACTTTACAACTCAAAGCTTGTTACTCGTCTAATTAACAGAATTATGGTTGACGGTAAGAGAGGTAAAGCACAAACTATTCTTTACACTGCTTTTGACTTAGTGAAAGAGCGTTCAGGTAAAGAAGCAATCGAAGTGTTTGAACAAGCACTTAAAAACATCATGCCAGTTCTTGAGGTAAAAGCTCGTCGTGTTGGTGGTGCAAACTATCAAGTTCCTGTTGAAGTTCGCCCTGACCGTCGTACTACTCTTGGTCTTCGCTGGTTAGTAAACTACGCTCGTCTTCGCGGTGAAAAAACGATGGAAGAGCGTTTAGCTAACGAGATTCTTGATGCAGCTAACAACACTGGCTCATCAGTTAAGAAACGTGAAGATACTCACAAAATGGCTGAAGCTAACAAAGCATTCGCTCACTACCGCTGGTAG
- the rpsL gene encoding 30S ribosomal protein S12: MPTINQLVRKGRVSKVEKSTSPALNKGYNSFKKEQTNTSSPQKRGVCTRVGTMTPKKPNSALRKYARVRLTNGIEVTAYIPGIGHNLQEHSVVLIRGGRVKDLPGVRYHIVRGALDTAGVDKRMQGRSKYGTKRPKAPKK; encoded by the coding sequence ATGCCTACTATTAACCAATTAGTGCGCAAGGGACGCGTAAGCAAAGTTGAAAAATCAACTTCTCCTGCGTTAAACAAAGGTTACAACAGCTTCAAAAAAGAGCAAACAAACACATCATCACCGCAAAAACGCGGAGTATGTACTCGTGTTGGTACAATGACACCGAAGAAACCGAACTCGGCTCTTCGTAAATATGCTCGTGTTCGCTTAACTAACGGAATCGAGGTAACTGCCTACATTCCTGGTATCGGACACAACCTGCAAGAGCATAGTGTTGTACTTATCCGCGGCGGACGTGTAAAAGATTTACCGGGTGTACGTTATCACATCGTACGCGGTGCATTAGACACTGCTGGTGTTGACAAACGTATGCAAGGTCGCTCTAAATACGGTACAAAACGACCAAAAGCACCAAAAAAATAA
- a CDS encoding 50S ribosomal protein L7ae-like protein, protein MSYEKVSQAHKIIVGTKQTVKALKLDQVKELVIAEDADSRIIQMIIELAKQKDIPFSMVDSMKKLGKACGIEVGAVTVAIIN, encoded by the coding sequence ATGTCTTATGAAAAAGTATCGCAGGCACATAAAATTATTGTTGGTACGAAGCAAACAGTAAAGGCTCTAAAACTTGATCAAGTAAAGGAACTGGTCATTGCTGAGGACGCTGATTCGAGAATCATACAAATGATTATTGAACTAGCTAAACAGAAGGACATTCCCTTTAGTATGGTTGACTCTATGAAAAAGCTTGGAAAAGCTTGCGGAATAGAAGTAGGAGCAGTAACTGTAGCTATTATCAATTAA
- the fusA gene encoding elongation factor G gives MAREFSLDKTRNIGIMAHIDAGKTTTTERVLFYTGRIHKIGETHEGASQMDWMEQEQERGITITSAATTAQWKGHRVNIIDTPGHVDFTVEVERSLRVLDGAVAVLDAQSGVEPQTETVWRQATTYGVPRVVFVNKMDKIGADFLYSVKTMHDRLEANAHPIQLPIGAEDEFVGIIDLVENVAYIYEDDLGTRSEAMEIPDEYKDLAEEWRGKLVEAVAELDEDLMMKYLEGEELTIDELKAAIRKGTVNVEFYPVICGSAFKNKGVQLMLDAVLDYLPSPLDVPAIKGTLPDSEDEVVRESSDEGPFSALAFKVMTDPYVGKLTFFRVYSGVLNSGSYVQNSTKGKRERVGRILQMHANSREEISTVYAGDIAAAVGLKDTTTGDTLCDEKNLVILESMNFPEPVISLSVEPKSKADQDKMSTALTKLSEEDPTFKAHTDTETGQTIISGMGELHLDIIVDRMRREFKVEANVGAPQVAYRETFRGSAKVEGKFARQSGGRGQFGHVWVEFEPNEEGKGFEFQNKVVGGTVPREYVPAVAAGLEDSMKNGVLAGYPLIDVKATLVDGSYHDVDSSEMAFKIAASMALKNAVSKCNPVILEPVMKVEVVIPDEYMGDIMGDITSRRGRVEGMEARGNAQVVRAMVPLSEMFGYATALRSNTQGRGTFSMHFDHYEEVPKSISEEIIKKNKGE, from the coding sequence ATGGCAAGAGAGTTCTCCTTAGACAAAACTCGTAATATCGGCATCATGGCTCACATCGATGCCGGTAAAACGACTACTACTGAACGTGTATTATTCTACACTGGACGTATCCATAAAATTGGTGAAACACATGAAGGTGCTTCTCAAATGGACTGGATGGAGCAAGAGCAAGAACGTGGTATCACTATCACTTCTGCTGCTACAACTGCTCAGTGGAAGGGTCATCGCGTAAACATCATCGATACACCAGGACACGTAGACTTCACAGTTGAAGTTGAACGTTCATTGCGTGTACTTGATGGTGCGGTAGCAGTACTTGATGCACAATCAGGTGTTGAGCCACAAACTGAAACAGTATGGCGCCAGGCAACAACTTACGGAGTACCGCGTGTAGTATTCGTTAATAAAATGGATAAAATCGGTGCGGATTTCTTATACTCTGTAAAAACAATGCATGACCGTCTTGAAGCAAACGCTCATCCTATCCAGCTTCCAATTGGTGCTGAAGATGAATTTGTAGGTATTATCGATTTAGTAGAAAATGTAGCATACATTTACGAAGATGACCTAGGAACTCGTTCAGAAGCAATGGAGATTCCTGATGAGTATAAAGATCTTGCAGAAGAGTGGCGCGGAAAGCTTGTAGAAGCTGTAGCGGAACTTGATGAAGATCTTATGATGAAATACCTTGAGGGAGAAGAGCTTACAATTGATGAATTGAAAGCTGCTATCCGTAAAGGTACTGTAAATGTAGAATTCTACCCAGTTATCTGTGGTTCTGCATTTAAAAACAAAGGTGTTCAGTTAATGCTAGATGCTGTTCTAGACTACCTGCCATCACCTTTGGATGTACCAGCAATTAAAGGTACATTGCCTGACAGTGAGGATGAAGTAGTTCGTGAATCTAGTGATGAAGGTCCATTCTCAGCACTTGCATTTAAAGTTATGACTGATCCTTACGTTGGTAAATTAACATTCTTCCGTGTGTATTCAGGTGTTCTTAACTCTGGATCATACGTGCAGAACTCTACGAAAGGCAAGCGTGAACGCGTAGGTCGTATCCTGCAAATGCATGCTAACTCTCGTGAGGAAATTTCAACAGTATATGCTGGAGATATCGCTGCTGCTGTAGGTCTTAAAGATACTACTACTGGTGACACTCTATGTGATGAAAAGAACCTTGTTATCTTGGAATCAATGAATTTCCCAGAGCCTGTTATCTCACTTTCTGTTGAACCAAAATCTAAAGCTGACCAAGACAAAATGTCTACAGCTTTAACAAAGCTTTCTGAAGAAGATCCAACTTTCAAAGCTCACACTGACACTGAAACGGGTCAAACGATCATATCTGGTATGGGTGAACTTCACCTTGACATCATTGTTGACCGTATGAGACGTGAATTTAAAGTTGAAGCTAACGTTGGTGCTCCTCAGGTTGCTTATCGCGAAACCTTCCGTGGCTCTGCTAAGGTTGAAGGTAAATTCGCACGACAATCTGGTGGACGCGGTCAGTTCGGACACGTTTGGGTAGAATTCGAACCAAACGAAGAAGGAAAAGGCTTTGAGTTCCAAAATAAAGTAGTTGGTGGTACAGTACCACGTGAATACGTGCCTGCTGTTGCAGCTGGTTTAGAAGACTCTATGAAAAATGGTGTCCTAGCTGGTTATCCGCTAATCGATGTAAAAGCAACATTAGTTGATGGTTCTTACCATGATGTTGACTCTAGTGAAATGGCGTTTAAGATTGCTGCATCAATGGCTCTTAAAAACGCTGTATCTAAGTGTAACCCTGTTATCCTTGAGCCTGTTATGAAGGTTGAAGTTGTAATCCCTGATGAGTACATGGGAGATATCATGGGTGATATCACTTCTCGTCGCGGACGAGTAGAGGGTATGGAAGCACGCGGAAATGCTCAAGTTGTACGTGCAATGGTTCCACTTTCTGAGATGTTTGGCTACGCTACTGCGTTACGTTCAAATACTCAAGGCCGCGGAACATTCTCAATGCATTTTGATCATTACGAAGAGGTTCCAAAATCAATTTCTGAAGAAATTATCAAAAAAAATAAAGGTGAATAA
- the rpsJ gene encoding 30S ribosomal protein S10, translating to MAKQKIRIRLKAYDHRILDQSAEKIVETAKRSGANVSGPIPLPTEKSIYTILRAVHKYKDSREQFEMRTHKRLIDIINPTPQTVDALMRLDLPSGVDIEIKL from the coding sequence ATGGCAAAACAAAAAATTCGTATTCGTTTGAAAGCATATGATCACAGAATTCTTGATCAATCTGCTGAGAAGATCGTTGAAACAGCAAAACGTTCAGGTGCTAACGTTTCTGGTCCGATCCCGTTGCCAACAGAAAAATCGATTTATACGATTCTTCGTGCGGTACACAAATACAAAGATTCTCGTGAGCAATTTGAAATGCGCACGCACAAACGTTTGATAGATATCATTAACCCAACACCACAAACTGTTGATGCATTAATGCGATTAGACTTGCCGTCAGGCGTTGACATTGAAATCAAACTTTAA
- the rplD gene encoding 50S ribosomal protein L4, with protein MPKVALLNQSGSNVGEIELNDSVFGIEPNQHVLFEAVIMQRASLRQGNHKVKNRSEVRGGGRKPWRQKGTGRARQGSIRSPQWRGGGIVFGPTPRSYAYKLPKKVRRLAIKSALSSKVQENNVVVLEDLLMNAPKTKEMTSILTGLSIAKKALIVTADVNETIELSARNIPGITVLTANSINVLDVLNHEKLVITKAAVQKVEEVLA; from the coding sequence ATGCCGAAAGTAGCATTATTAAACCAAAGCGGATCAAACGTTGGTGAAATCGAGCTAAATGATTCCGTATTTGGTATCGAACCTAATCAGCACGTTTTATTCGAAGCGGTTATCATGCAAAGAGCTTCCTTACGTCAAGGAAACCACAAAGTTAAAAATCGTTCAGAAGTTAGAGGCGGAGGTCGTAAGCCTTGGCGCCAAAAAGGTACTGGACGTGCTCGTCAAGGGTCTATCCGTTCACCACAATGGCGCGGCGGTGGTATCGTATTCGGTCCAACACCACGCAGCTACGCTTACAAATTACCAAAAAAAGTTCGCCGCTTAGCGATCAAATCAGCTTTATCATCTAAAGTACAAGAAAACAATGTAGTAGTATTAGAAGACTTACTAATGAATGCTCCTAAAACAAAAGAAATGACTTCTATTCTAACAGGTCTTTCAATTGCGAAGAAAGCATTGATTGTTACTGCTGATGTAAACGAAACAATTGAATTATCAGCTCGTAACATCCCTGGCATTACAGTTCTTACAGCTAATTCTATTAACGTTTTAGATGTACTTAACCATGAGAAGCTTGTTATTACGAAAGCAGCGGTGCAAAAAGTAGAGGAGGTGCTTGCATAA
- the tuf gene encoding elongation factor Tu, with the protein MGKEKFDRSKTHANIGTIGHVDHGKTTLTAAITTVLAKRSGKGAAMAYDMIDAAPEERERGITISTAHVEYETETRHYAHVDCPGHADYVKNMITGAAQMDGGILVVSASDGPMPQTREHILLSRQVGVPYLVVFMNKCDMVDDEELLELVEMEVRDLLSEYDFPGDDIPVIKGSALKALEGDAAWEEKIVELMNAVDEYIPTPARDTEKPFMMPVEDVFSITGRGTVATGRVERGVVKVGDVIDIIGFTEEPKSTTVTGVEMFRKLLDYAEAGDNIGALLRGVSREDIQRGQVLAKPKTITPHTKFKSEVYVLSKEEGGRHTPFFSNYRPQFYFRTTDVTGIIQLPEGVEMVMPGDNIEMTVELIAPIAIEEGTKFSIREGGRTVGAGVVATITE; encoded by the coding sequence ATGGGTAAAGAAAAATTCGACCGTTCCAAAACGCATGCCAATATCGGTACAATTGGACACGTTGACCACGGTAAAACAACTTTAACAGCTGCTATTACAACTGTATTAGCTAAACGTAGCGGTAAAGGTGCTGCAATGGCATACGACATGATCGATGCTGCTCCAGAAGAGCGCGAGCGCGGAATCACAATCTCAACTGCACACGTTGAGTACGAAACTGAAACTCGTCACTATGCACACGTTGACTGCCCAGGACATGCTGACTATGTTAAAAACATGATCACTGGTGCTGCTCAAATGGACGGCGGAATCCTAGTTGTTTCTGCTTCTGACGGCCCAATGCCACAAACTCGTGAGCACATCCTTCTTTCTCGTCAAGTAGGTGTTCCTTACCTAGTTGTATTCATGAACAAATGTGACATGGTAGACGACGAAGAGTTACTTGAATTAGTTGAAATGGAAGTTCGTGACCTTCTTTCTGAATACGACTTCCCTGGCGATGACATTCCAGTAATCAAAGGTTCTGCTTTAAAAGCTCTTGAAGGTGACGCAGCTTGGGAAGAAAAAATCGTTGAACTTATGAACGCAGTTGACGAGTATATCCCAACTCCAGCTCGTGACACTGAAAAACCTTTCATGATGCCAGTTGAGGATGTATTCTCAATCACTGGTCGTGGAACAGTTGCTACAGGACGTGTAGAGCGCGGCGTAGTTAAAGTTGGAGATGTTATCGACATCATCGGCTTCACTGAAGAGCCAAAATCTACAACTGTAACAGGTGTTGAAATGTTCCGTAAGCTTCTTGACTATGCAGAAGCTGGCGACAACATCGGTGCACTTCTTCGTGGGGTTTCTCGTGAAGACATCCAACGTGGACAAGTTCTTGCTAAGCCAAAAACAATCACTCCACACACTAAATTTAAATCAGAAGTTTACGTTCTTTCAAAAGAAGAGGGTGGACGTCACACTCCATTCTTCTCTAACTACCGCCCACAGTTCTACTTCCGTACTACGGATGTAACTGGTATCATTCAACTTCCAGAAGGCGTTGAAATGGTTATGCCTGGCGATAACATCGAAATGACTGTTGAACTTATCGCTCCAATCGCGATTGAAGAAGGTACTAAATTCTCAATCCGTGAAGGTGGACGTACAGTAGGCGCTGGTGTCGTAGCTACGATCACTGAGTAA
- the rplC gene encoding 50S ribosomal protein L3, with protein sequence MTKGILGKKIGMTQVFTEKGDLIPVTVIEATGNVVLQLKTVESDGYEAVQVGFSDKRDKLSNKPSKGHAAKANTAPKRFVREFRGDAGEYEVGQEVKVDIFSAGDVVDVTGISKGKGFQGSIKRHNQSRGPMSHGSRYHRRPGSMGPVAPNRVFKNKLLPGRMGGERTTVQNLEIIKVDVERNLLLIKGNVPGSKKALITVKKAVKSN encoded by the coding sequence ATGACCAAAGGAATCTTAGGTAAAAAAATCGGTATGACTCAAGTATTTACGGAAAAGGGTGACCTTATCCCGGTAACAGTAATTGAGGCTACTGGAAACGTTGTTCTTCAATTGAAAACTGTTGAAAGTGACGGCTACGAAGCTGTTCAAGTTGGTTTCTCAGACAAACGCGACAAGCTTTCTAACAAACCTTCAAAAGGACACGCTGCAAAAGCTAATACTGCACCTAAGCGCTTCGTAAGGGAATTCCGCGGAGATGCTGGTGAGTATGAAGTTGGTCAGGAAGTCAAAGTTGATATTTTCTCTGCTGGAGATGTAGTAGATGTAACAGGAATATCGAAAGGTAAAGGTTTCCAAGGCTCAATCAAACGCCATAACCAATCTCGCGGACCAATGTCACATGGTTCTCGTTACCACCGTCGCCCAGGTTCAATGGGTCCTGTTGCTCCAAACCGTGTATTCAAAAACAAATTATTGCCAGGCCGTATGGGTGGAGAGCGTACTACTGTTCAAAACCTTGAGATCATTAAAGTTGACGTAGAACGTAACTTGCTATTGATCAAAGGGAATGTACCTGGTTCTAAAAAAGCTCTAATTACTGTTAAAAAAGCAGTTAAATCTAATTAA